Proteins from a single region of Candidatus Dependentiae bacterium:
- a CDS encoding OmpA family protein, with translation MKKLGLLCVVLALFLSGCGKKKSAHEKTSHKTSGKLLRAGNDVPVMETENFFDDQKVADFAFVDDESMIENGGSVVTDGFDIAELDRVKGEAALTTAALEDLVESVNELERGMNDDDSLEFQDLDNVIFKTVHFDLNRNEIRPDQAPIVKEDIKLAQQAVLEGKDVVVQGHSCQLGPDSYNLALSQRRAEAIKKEMTAHGVDSKHIKTVGCGNEMPIVWSDARDKKALINELAPNRRAEILIN, from the coding sequence ATGAAGAAGCTCGGTTTACTCTGTGTCGTTCTGGCTCTATTTTTGTCCGGTTGCGGTAAGAAAAAATCCGCTCATGAGAAAACATCTCATAAAACAAGCGGTAAATTATTGCGAGCTGGCAACGATGTTCCTGTAATGGAGACAGAAAATTTCTTTGATGATCAAAAAGTAGCCGATTTTGCCTTTGTTGATGATGAATCAATGATTGAAAACGGTGGTTCAGTGGTTACTGATGGCTTTGATATTGCAGAACTGGACCGCGTTAAAGGTGAAGCTGCACTAACAACCGCAGCACTTGAAGACCTTGTTGAGTCAGTCAATGAGCTTGAACGTGGCATGAATGACGATGATTCTCTTGAGTTTCAAGACCTTGATAACGTTATTTTCAAGACTGTTCACTTTGATTTAAACAGAAATGAAATTCGACCAGATCAAGCACCAATTGTAAAAGAAGATATCAAACTTGCACAGCAAGCTGTTCTTGAAGGTAAAGATGTTGTTGTTCAAGGTCACAGCTGTCAGCTCGGACCCGATTCCTACAACTTAGCACTTTCTCAGCGACGTGCTGAAGCAATCAAAAAAGAAATGACTGCTCATGGTGTTGACTCAAAGCACATCAAGACTGTTGGTTGCGGCAACGAAATGCCAATTGTTTGGTCAGATGCTCGTGATAAAAAAGCTTTGATTAATGAACTCGCGCCAAATCGACGCGCTGAAATTTTGATCAACTAA
- the gspE gene encoding type II secretion system ATPase GspE, whose translation MLRKKIGEILIDLNVLTPQQLQESLDEQKGSGKLLGQILLAHKIISKEDLARALAQQVTLIFIERITEQMADPALLGKVPLKFLRQHVVIPIVYEGYNTIVTSNPRDLQPLDDLALLMGGVVNYAVSTDVIINDAINKYYPLETSKEMMDELKEGEDKELELGAEPLEEKDIMEMANDAPIVKLVNHVIFQAAKEGASDIHIEPFEKELRIRYRIDGNMYQRVIPPKRYQSAIVSRIKIMSHLNIAEKRIPQDGRIQLKVADKPFDIRVSILPSNFGERVVMRLLDKTKGIVDLEKLNMSERDFQLLSRTVHRPNGIVLVSGPTGSGKTTTLYSILNKLNEPDVNIITVEDPVEYTMSGISQVQVHEKVGLTFATALRSILRQDPDVVLIGEIRDKETAQIATQASLTGHLVLSTIHTNSAPATITRLLDMGIEPFLIASTLVCVISQRLVRRLCSKCKAPYEPTKEMLGRIGLTPVTAQGVTFYQPVGCEECLKTGYRGRLPVFEIMEVNDKVGRLIVQRVDASVIAQEALADGMTSLGADGVRNIKAGLTSIEEVLSVAYVEEPLEA comes from the coding sequence ATGCTCAGAAAAAAAATTGGTGAAATATTAATAGACCTCAATGTCTTAACACCGCAACAATTGCAAGAATCGCTTGATGAGCAAAAAGGATCAGGCAAACTGCTTGGGCAGATTTTGCTTGCTCATAAAATTATCAGTAAAGAAGATTTAGCACGTGCGCTTGCGCAGCAAGTGACCCTTATTTTTATTGAACGCATTACTGAACAGATGGCCGACCCTGCATTACTTGGTAAGGTGCCGCTCAAATTTTTACGTCAACATGTTGTCATTCCGATTGTTTACGAAGGCTATAATACCATTGTAACATCCAATCCTCGCGATCTTCAGCCGCTTGATGATTTAGCGCTTTTGATGGGTGGAGTGGTTAACTATGCGGTTTCTACCGATGTCATTATCAACGATGCTATCAACAAATATTACCCTCTTGAGACCAGCAAAGAGATGATGGATGAGCTCAAGGAAGGCGAAGACAAAGAGCTTGAGCTTGGCGCTGAGCCGCTTGAAGAAAAAGATATCATGGAAATGGCTAACGATGCTCCGATTGTTAAGCTGGTTAACCATGTTATTTTTCAAGCAGCCAAAGAGGGAGCATCTGATATTCATATTGAGCCTTTTGAAAAAGAGTTGCGCATTCGCTATCGTATTGACGGTAATATGTATCAGCGTGTAATACCGCCTAAGCGGTATCAAAGCGCTATTGTGTCGCGTATCAAAATTATGTCTCATTTAAATATTGCTGAAAAGCGTATACCTCAAGATGGAAGAATTCAGCTTAAGGTTGCTGACAAGCCATTTGATATTCGTGTTTCCATTTTGCCCTCAAATTTTGGTGAGCGCGTGGTAATGCGTTTGCTTGATAAAACTAAAGGTATTGTCGACCTTGAAAAACTTAACATGAGTGAGCGTGATTTTCAGTTGCTTTCGCGGACTGTTCATCGACCAAATGGTATTGTTCTTGTGAGTGGTCCAACCGGTTCTGGTAAAACGACGACGCTTTATTCAATTCTCAACAAGCTCAATGAGCCAGATGTTAACATTATTACCGTTGAAGATCCTGTTGAGTACACGATGAGTGGTATTAGTCAGGTGCAAGTGCATGAAAAAGTTGGGTTAACTTTTGCAACTGCCTTGCGATCAATTTTACGACAAGATCCTGATGTGGTACTCATCGGTGAAATTCGAGATAAAGAAACAGCTCAAATTGCAACACAAGCATCGCTGACCGGTCACTTGGTCTTAAGCACCATTCATACCAATAGTGCTCCAGCAACGATTACTCGACTGCTTGATATGGGCATTGAACCTTTCTTGATTGCATCAACACTGGTGTGCGTTATTTCGCAGCGTTTAGTTCGTCGCCTGTGTTCCAAATGTAAGGCGCCGTATGAGCCAACCAAAGAGATGTTGGGTCGTATTGGGTTAACACCTGTCACCGCACAAGGGGTTACTTTTTATCAGCCCGTTGGTTGTGAGGAATGTTTAAAGACAGGGTACAGAGGACGACTTCCAGTCTTTGAAATTATGGAAGTGAACGATAAAGTTGGCCGGTTGATTGTACAGCGCGTTGACGCTTCCGTCATAGCGCAAGAGGCTTTGGCTGATGGCATGACATCACTTGGTGCTGACGGTGTGCGGAATATTAAAGCGGGACTTACCAGTATTGAAGAAGTGTTATCGGTTGCGTATGTCGAAGAGCCTTTAGAGGCGTAA
- a CDS encoding macro domain-containing protein produces MKSSSRTQLFITLLLLFLITSPCRLAASSLESKLQTLSTALTGLKGKLGTLKSKLGELQGNLAGVLIPPTFDDDEASTVVTMSWTQIDPKVGGALKIQNHNDFLNHIVNPNQENSTTDIILDMDKLQDKQFKKNTYFSENDKFKALQKLLQSKKYYPHLKKIWIYKKKDFGFFGYMADSFGNTKGYNYQHTDWEIDYPFASPPTIPASPIPPSSSAPATPAPQSNQVLITLVRGDITKQEFAHKNTAAIVNAANEQLAAGGGVCGSIFAAVNHAALQAECYDNAKNPIVRSDERCLTGQARITGAHEDPARAVGFSYIIHTAGPKGSNPNKEKLLKEAYQNSLRRADENGITAIAFPAISTALFGYDINDATPVAIKAILDYTQTNATKIQEIRLVTFSQNDYSLYKSFLDAHPDKITATVTSLPAYLQTNNSSTEPPLAFQLTPPASAPAPSTSSSSSSSSWQSPLINKKVRLVLVAGDITQQHFQDSEKAAIVNGASSTFIFGGGVSAKISEALDSKARDIGNYLKELTWHQSGSLKSNIFITNGITSSNKNYGQMAIAFPPEQVKNFIENGRHRWNYNAGDPKSGGCIGSALIHEAYTEEKQPLPFKYLVQAIGPNMTEVSGLTITKLITPTSYHQNQLKFAYQNGLLCADQFQLKSIAFPVVSGGVFRYPTKEAIEVAVKSCVDYLEENAATTNIKEIRFVVWPREKDKQDSSGNTIDGAIFRLNEFDHQIQNSTINKKEITPLDQQYYETNNLTQAPDGTLRGFIKVYEFDLGANQLPSSSSSAAPSASIDTTLLEQLASDLKYYKTSNQDHSGHLYEHSIWTAMVIDRWFEEKNGTAPDSGQSASNWLEGINESDRNTLVLAGFLHDVGKASNVNSNYNFVNASASLNTSALNCAQYPTYHVIGSHPQDGFNFLRLIAPYNLSVIKNAAGLYNAHFKANGQLDFAQMFQELGLTEEQQQIIQILTGIHWSFGADLMIHNNPQNFLLTLKKYVGETDYNNKKIDDRILRLAIAIGAADVCGMQSEPDAYFNEFKQRSPYFQSPVFEQPKQYHATKSPKQQFNDWGYRARGITQRNSLLAFFTKNPQLALIAPVEVPHFFQTPFLYASTLFTQYHETLNPGCC; encoded by the coding sequence ATGAAAAGCTCTTCAAGAACTCAGCTATTCATCACACTGCTTTTGTTATTTTTAATAACCTCCCCATGCAGGCTTGCAGCAAGTAGTCTTGAAAGTAAGTTACAGACTTTAAGCACAGCGCTCACCGGGCTTAAGGGCAAACTTGGAACGCTCAAATCAAAGCTTGGAGAATTACAAGGTAATTTAGCAGGAGTTCTGATACCACCTACCTTTGATGATGATGAAGCGTCAACGGTTGTAACTATGAGCTGGACACAGATAGATCCAAAGGTAGGCGGAGCTTTAAAAATACAAAATCATAATGATTTCCTCAATCATATTGTTAATCCAAATCAGGAAAATAGCACAACTGATATCATTCTTGACATGGATAAGCTGCAGGATAAGCAATTTAAAAAAAATACATATTTCAGTGAAAATGATAAGTTCAAAGCTCTTCAGAAACTTTTACAGTCAAAAAAATATTACCCTCATCTTAAAAAAATTTGGATTTATAAGAAAAAAGATTTTGGGTTTTTTGGTTATATGGCCGATTCTTTTGGCAATACCAAAGGCTATAATTATCAGCATACGGATTGGGAAATTGACTACCCATTCGCCTCACCTCCTACAATTCCTGCTAGTCCAATCCCTCCATCAAGCTCTGCTCCAGCAACTCCTGCCCCACAAAGCAATCAAGTACTGATCACACTTGTGCGTGGAGATATCACTAAACAGGAATTTGCTCATAAAAATACTGCTGCTATTGTTAATGCCGCAAACGAACAGCTTGCAGCTGGCGGCGGAGTATGTGGCTCTATTTTTGCTGCAGTTAACCATGCAGCCCTTCAAGCTGAATGCTATGACAATGCTAAAAATCCGATCGTAAGATCAGATGAACGTTGCCTAACTGGACAAGCTCGCATCACAGGTGCTCATGAAGATCCAGCAAGAGCCGTAGGATTTTCATACATCATACACACTGCTGGACCTAAAGGAAGTAATCCAAACAAAGAAAAACTTCTAAAAGAGGCTTATCAAAATAGCCTTAGGCGCGCTGATGAAAACGGCATAACAGCAATTGCTTTTCCTGCAATTAGTACGGCACTCTTTGGATATGATATTAACGATGCAACACCTGTTGCAATCAAGGCAATACTTGATTATACCCAAACAAACGCTACAAAAATTCAAGAAATTCGCCTTGTTACTTTTTCTCAAAACGATTATTCACTCTACAAAAGTTTTTTGGATGCTCATCCAGACAAAATTACCGCTACCGTAACCTCTCTCCCTGCTTACCTGCAGACCAATAACAGCTCTACAGAGCCGCCTCTTGCCTTTCAGCTAACACCTCCAGCATCAGCCCCTGCTCCAAGCACTAGTTCTTCTTCAAGCAGTTCTTCTTGGCAAAGCCCTTTAATCAATAAAAAAGTACGTTTGGTATTGGTTGCTGGAGACATTACACAACAACATTTTCAAGACTCTGAAAAAGCGGCCATTGTTAATGGCGCAAGCTCTACTTTTATTTTTGGTGGTGGAGTCAGTGCTAAAATTAGCGAAGCCCTTGATTCCAAAGCACGTGATATAGGTAATTATCTCAAAGAATTAACGTGGCACCAATCTGGTAGTTTAAAAAGTAATATTTTTATAACAAATGGAATAACATCTTCAAACAAGAACTATGGTCAAATGGCTATTGCTTTCCCTCCTGAACAAGTAAAAAATTTTATTGAAAATGGAAGACATAGATGGAACTACAATGCTGGAGACCCAAAATCAGGAGGCTGTATTGGATCTGCTCTTATCCATGAAGCATATACAGAAGAAAAACAACCACTTCCTTTTAAATACCTAGTCCAAGCTATTGGGCCAAACATGACAGAAGTATCTGGTCTAACAATTACAAAATTAATAACACCAACAAGCTATCATCAAAATCAACTAAAATTTGCTTACCAAAATGGGCTTTTGTGCGCAGACCAATTTCAGCTTAAATCAATAGCCTTCCCTGTAGTCAGTGGTGGAGTATTTCGTTACCCAACTAAAGAAGCTATTGAAGTTGCAGTAAAAAGTTGCGTTGATTATCTGGAAGAAAATGCCGCAACAACAAACATCAAGGAAATTCGATTTGTTGTTTGGCCTAGAGAAAAAGATAAACAAGATTCATCAGGAAATACGATTGATGGTGCAATATTTAGACTGAATGAATTTGATCACCAGATTCAAAATAGTACAATCAATAAGAAAGAAATCACGCCCCTAGATCAACAATATTATGAAACAAACAACCTGACTCAAGCCCCAGATGGAACACTTCGTGGATTTATAAAAGTCTATGAATTTGACCTTGGGGCAAATCAATTGCCTTCGAGCTCAAGCAGCGCAGCACCCTCTGCGTCAATCGACACCACACTCCTTGAGCAGCTTGCTTCTGATTTAAAATACTACAAAACAAGTAATCAAGATCACTCTGGGCATTTGTATGAGCACTCAATCTGGACGGCAATGGTCATTGATCGGTGGTTTGAAGAAAAGAATGGTACCGCTCCTGATAGCGGCCAAAGCGCTTCGAACTGGCTTGAAGGAATTAATGAAAGCGATCGGAATACCCTTGTGCTTGCAGGCTTTTTGCATGACGTAGGAAAAGCTTCAAATGTAAACTCAAACTACAATTTTGTTAACGCAAGCGCTTCACTCAATACTTCAGCTCTTAATTGTGCACAATATCCAACATATCATGTTATTGGAAGCCACCCTCAAGATGGTTTTAATTTCCTCCGATTGATAGCACCTTATAACCTTTCGGTAATAAAAAATGCAGCGGGATTATATAATGCTCACTTTAAAGCCAACGGTCAGCTTGATTTTGCTCAAATGTTTCAAGAGCTTGGCCTCACCGAAGAACAACAACAAATCATACAAATTCTCACCGGCATCCACTGGAGCTTTGGGGCAGATTTAATGATCCATAACAATCCTCAAAATTTCTTACTCACCTTAAAAAAATATGTAGGCGAAACAGACTACAACAATAAGAAAATTGACGATCGAATCCTGCGCCTTGCTATTGCAATTGGTGCTGCAGACGTTTGCGGTATGCAGTCAGAACCTGATGCATATTTTAATGAATTCAAACAACGATCCCCATACTTCCAGTCACCCGTCTTTGAACAACCAAAACAATATCATGCCACCAAAAGCCCAAAACAACAGTTCAATGACTGGGGCTATCGAGCACGAGGTATTACGCAAAGAAATAGCTTGTTAGCTTTTTTTACCAAAAACCCACAGTTAGCTCTCATAGCGCCGGTAGAAGTTCCTCACTTCTTTCAAACACCCTTTTTATACGCTTCTACACTCTTTACTCAGTATCATGAAACACTTAACCCAGGTTGCTGCTAA
- a CDS encoding sulfotransferase domain-containing protein — MKNRLLMLGVAIVLAYFNVLSCKIGPDFLVIGVTKCGTTSLYNWMVQHPKIHSRAKKEIHFFDGNYNKGFGWYNRHFSKKQPGQLSGEATPGYFWKKACLPKVAKYCQGTKLILICRNPVKRVISEYFRLKRRGEEKLPFDQAIARAYNFGRYLGAGCYSEHLARWLSFFPRKDIHIMFLEELAVAPERELNKVFGFLGLKNYRINSYEPRNKATYDASQIRPETIRYLEKFYEPFNQKFAKMLGRKLPW, encoded by the coding sequence GTGAAGAACAGATTATTGATGCTTGGAGTGGCGATTGTGTTGGCATATTTTAACGTGTTGAGCTGCAAAATAGGTCCAGACTTTCTTGTTATTGGTGTTACAAAATGTGGCACGACATCGCTCTATAATTGGATGGTTCAGCATCCTAAAATCCATTCGCGAGCAAAAAAAGAGATTCATTTTTTTGATGGAAATTATAACAAGGGATTTGGTTGGTATAATCGACACTTCTCTAAAAAACAGCCAGGACAGTTATCAGGAGAAGCAACCCCAGGTTATTTTTGGAAAAAGGCATGTTTGCCAAAAGTTGCCAAATATTGCCAAGGTACAAAGCTTATACTCATTTGCAGAAACCCGGTCAAACGAGTGATTTCTGAATATTTTAGGCTTAAAAGAAGAGGTGAGGAAAAGCTGCCCTTTGATCAAGCAATTGCCCGTGCTTATAATTTTGGGCGTTATCTTGGTGCTGGCTGTTATAGTGAACATCTTGCTCGTTGGTTATCGTTTTTTCCTCGAAAAGATATTCATATTATGTTTCTTGAAGAACTTGCTGTTGCTCCTGAGCGAGAACTCAATAAAGTTTTTGGTTTTCTAGGCCTCAAGAACTATCGTATTAATTCTTATGAACCACGGAATAAGGCGACGTATGATGCAAGCCAAATTAGGCCTGAAACAATTCGTTATCTTGAAAAATTTTATGAGCCATTTAATCAGAAATTTGCCAAGATGCTTGGAAGAAAGCTTCCTTGGTAG
- a CDS encoding YifB family Mg chelatase-like AAA ATPase, producing MHAKVFSATTVGINAHSVEVEADLSMGMLKFFIVGLPDKAIQESKDRIRAAFKNSGLRLPERLITVNLAPASLKKEDILFDVPIAVAILQAAKLLELSTDFIQETLFLGELALDGLIRPVCGVLSIVHSAQREGKKRVIIPKANAHEASLIKGIDVIGVESLVELVGYLRGEIAIQPTPCTFDRITGRLASSMLDFSQVKGQLLAKRALQIAAAGRHNIVFIGPPGSGKTMLAKRLATILPPMSFDEIIEATKIYSIAAMLGKEQLVVQRPFRSPHHTISQAGLVGGGTRPKPGEISLAHNGVLFLDELTEFNRKTLEVLREPLENKHVLISRASYAVEYPASFILIAALNPCPCGFYGDSKKKCVCSETQIGRYLSKLSGPLLDRIDLHINVASVNYDELQNGQTNGLTSMQMYENVQRAVARQEERFGQMRNAFMSSDLVEKFCVLTPEAQDIMKRAFERLNISMRGYHKILKIARTIADLDASDLIERRHIQEAITYRSLDQKLEKISI from the coding sequence ATGCACGCCAAAGTTTTTTCCGCAACAACCGTGGGCATCAACGCGCACTCAGTAGAAGTTGAAGCCGACCTTTCAATGGGAATGCTCAAGTTCTTTATTGTTGGGCTGCCTGACAAAGCTATTCAAGAAAGCAAGGATCGTATTCGTGCTGCTTTTAAAAATAGTGGATTGCGACTTCCTGAGCGACTGATTACCGTTAACCTTGCGCCTGCAAGTTTAAAAAAAGAAGATATTCTTTTTGATGTTCCAATAGCGGTTGCTATCTTGCAAGCGGCAAAGTTGCTTGAACTATCAACAGACTTCATTCAAGAAACATTATTTCTTGGTGAGCTTGCGCTTGATGGCTTAATCAGGCCTGTGTGCGGGGTGCTTTCTATTGTGCACAGCGCACAACGTGAAGGAAAAAAACGTGTCATTATTCCCAAGGCAAATGCGCATGAAGCAAGCTTGATTAAAGGGATTGATGTCATTGGCGTGGAAAGTTTGGTCGAGCTGGTCGGTTATTTGCGTGGCGAGATTGCAATTCAACCAACACCTTGTACTTTTGATCGCATAACCGGGCGGCTTGCCTCCTCAATGTTAGATTTTTCTCAGGTTAAGGGCCAGCTGCTTGCCAAGCGTGCATTGCAAATTGCGGCCGCCGGCAGGCACAACATTGTATTCATTGGGCCTCCAGGTTCAGGTAAAACGATGCTTGCCAAACGGCTTGCAACTATTTTGCCCCCCATGAGCTTTGATGAAATTATTGAAGCAACCAAAATTTATTCAATTGCTGCCATGTTGGGCAAGGAGCAGTTGGTTGTGCAGCGGCCATTTCGAAGTCCGCATCACACCATTTCTCAAGCAGGACTTGTTGGTGGCGGCACACGGCCAAAGCCGGGTGAAATTAGCTTGGCGCACAACGGGGTACTTTTTCTGGATGAGCTCACTGAGTTTAACCGTAAAACCCTTGAGGTCCTGCGCGAGCCGCTTGAAAACAAGCATGTGCTTATTTCGCGTGCAAGTTATGCGGTTGAATATCCGGCATCATTTATTTTAATTGCTGCGCTCAACCCATGCCCCTGTGGTTTTTATGGGGACTCCAAGAAAAAATGCGTGTGTAGTGAAACCCAAATTGGACGCTATTTATCTAAGCTTTCGGGTCCATTGCTTGACCGCATTGATCTGCATATCAATGTTGCATCGGTTAACTACGATGAGCTGCAAAATGGTCAGACTAATGGGCTGACTTCTATGCAAATGTATGAAAACGTGCAGCGGGCAGTTGCTCGGCAAGAAGAACGGTTTGGTCAGATGCGTAATGCATTCATGTCATCAGATCTGGTTGAGAAATTTTGTGTGTTGACGCCTGAGGCACAGGATATCATGAAGCGAGCATTTGAGCGGTTGAATATCAGCATGCGCGGATATCACAAAATTTTAAAAATTGCGCGTACCATTGCTGACCTTGATGCGTCTGATCTTATCGAACGCAGACATATTCAAGAGGCAATTACTTATCGTTCGCTTGACCAGAAGCTTGAAAAGATATCGATATAA
- a CDS encoding ATPase produces the protein MNQEPMIVKFSGDMVPFSEQKFRQSLRRSGAPNDIVDTVVQEMRRQLRDGMTTQELHRRTRSMLQKLSRNELAGRYDLKQAIMRLGPTGFPFEKYVAQIFKARGYSVTVDAQVKGHCIVHEVDVLGINQTERILVECKFHQEGGRCSIQTALYVKARYDDIQEACEKDSSCGPRYNGCWLVTNTKFTSMSIDYGQCRGLNLLSWGYPFGQGLETLIDQIGLHPITCLPSLTFTFTQKLIEAGIILCKDIAGNEDVLRKLGFGNARIDAVMRESRLICQCKSAG, from the coding sequence GTGAATCAAGAACCTATGATTGTTAAGTTTTCTGGGGACATGGTTCCTTTTTCAGAGCAAAAATTCCGTCAATCGCTTCGTCGTTCTGGCGCTCCAAATGACATTGTTGATACCGTTGTACAGGAGATGCGTCGTCAACTTCGTGATGGCATGACCACTCAAGAGTTGCATCGAAGAACGCGCTCTATGCTTCAAAAGCTTTCAAGAAATGAGCTTGCAGGTCGTTACGATTTAAAGCAAGCAATCATGCGCCTAGGGCCTACGGGCTTTCCTTTTGAAAAATATGTTGCGCAAATTTTTAAAGCGCGTGGTTATTCAGTTACTGTTGATGCACAAGTTAAGGGGCACTGCATTGTTCATGAAGTTGATGTTTTAGGAATTAATCAGACCGAGCGGATTTTGGTAGAGTGCAAGTTTCATCAAGAAGGTGGCAGGTGCTCAATTCAAACAGCCTTGTATGTAAAAGCTCGTTATGACGACATTCAAGAAGCTTGCGAAAAAGATTCTTCGTGTGGACCACGATACAATGGTTGTTGGCTTGTTACTAATACAAAATTTACGAGCATGTCGATTGACTATGGGCAATGCCGTGGTCTTAACTTGCTTTCGTGGGGATATCCATTTGGGCAAGGGTTAGAAACGCTGATTGATCAAATAGGCTTGCATCCTATTACCTGCCTCCCGTCTTTGACGTTCACGTTTACACAAAAACTCATCGAAGCAGGCATTATTTTGTGTAAAGATATTGCAGGCAATGAAGATGTATTACGCAAGCTTGGTTTCGGAAATGCTCGTATCGATGCGGTAATGCGTGAAAGTCGCCTTATTTGTCAGTGTAAATCAGCTGGTTAG